The following is a genomic window from Chryseobacterium sp. StRB126.
CTACCATTGGTAATATGGCAGGAGATGGAGTTGTTTCTCCAACAGTTACAATACCTTCGATATTAATTACTGAAGCCGAAGGGTTATTTATGAAAGGTAAACTTGATGCCAATATTCCAGTAAATACAACGCTGAGAGCTGATACAAAATATGATGGAAGCTTTGATAATGGTATTGTAGCCCACGAATATGGACATGGAATATCCAACAGATTAACAGGAGATGGATATACTTGTTTAAATGCTGACCCTTATGGGAATAACACAACCTATTCTAAAGAACAAATGGGTGAAGGATGGTCAGATTTCTTTGCTTTGATGCTAACGAATAAACCGGGAGATAACTCTACGGTAGCAAGAGGAATGGGAACTTACCCAATTGGGCAGCCAATAACAGGTGGTGGTATCAGACCTGCGAAATATTCTCCGGATTTCTCAATAAACGGTTTTACTTATGGAGATACTAACGGACTGGAGTTTGCAAGTGGTAATGATATGGTTGCTGATTCTCATTCTATTGGGTTTATATGGGCATCTATGCTATGGGATCTTCACTGGAAATATGTTGAAAAATATGGTTATTCATCTGATGTAACAGCTAATGCTACCAACGGAAGTTCAAGAGTATTACAATTGATTGTTAATGGTCTTAAACTGCAAACTTGTGACCCAAGTTTTATTGAAGGAAGAGATGCAATATTAGCAGCAGAATTGGCAGCAACAGAAGGGGTGGATAGATGTATGATCTGGAAAACCTTTGCTAAAAGAGGATTGGGAGTAAATGCTTCCGCAGGACTGAAAACAGATATCAATGATCAGGTAGAAAACTTTGATATACCAGCAGATTGTGCTTCGTTAGGTACAAATGAAGTAATCTCAGTTAATGACCAGAAAATTTCTGTATACCCGAACCCTGCAAAAGATGAGTTCTATATTAATTTCCCAAGCAAAACTCTTGGAAAGGTAAGTGTAGAACTTTATGATATGTCCGGTAAACTGGTGTCTTCAGAAGATAAGATTTCGCCTGAAAATAAAAAGGCAATTTCTACAAGTCGTCTGATAAACGGTACTTATATCGTGAAAGTGAAAGGACTTGGTTTTGAAGCCAACTCTAAAGTGATTGTAAAGAAATAACTGACTATATAATCAATTTGGGAGATCGCCGCAAGCAAAGCTTGCGGCGATCTCATTTATCTATCATGTCTATACTTCAAAATAATTTAATTTATATGTTGTACCTTTGCAGGCTGTTAAAAAAATTATGAAGAAGAAAAATATACTAAAAGGTGTTTTATTTGTAGGAATTGGTGCTAGTATATACGGAATGTTGGCCACTTTTGTGAAAATGGCCTATCATGATGGTTTTACAACGTCTGAAGTAACTACATCCCAATTTGTACTAGGTTTAGCAGGACTTTTGATCCTGAATTTGATCCAAACCCTAACCTCAAAAAAGAAATTATCAATGCCAAGCTCCAAAGAGGTCAGAATGCTGATGCTTGCCGGAACATCATTGGGAGGAACAAGTTTGTTTTATTATATCGCAGTTCAGTATATCAATGTTTCCATTGCTATTGTATTGCTAATGCAGTCGGTATGGTTCAGTGTGGTGGTGGAAAGTATTATCACCAAAAAATTGCCAAATGCAAGGAAAATTGTTGCTGTAATTATCGTATTGCTGGGAACTGTTTTGGCTACCAACCTTATTAACATGGAGATCGAATTGGATTGGCATGGAGTCTTCTGGGGGTTGATGGCGGCGGCTTCGTATACATTAACGATGTTTACGTCGAACACACTGGCTACTCATCTGCCTGTTTTCAGAAAGAGTATTATTATGCTTGCAGGTGGTTCCGTTATTGTTTTTGCATTCCTGTTCTTTGCACAGATAGGGCCTATGTATTTTGACGGATTAAAAGCTTTCTATTTAAATTTCACAGAAAATACAGAGCATATTCACTCTTTCAATTATTCAATATTCTTGACATATGGTTTTGTTTTAGCTTTGTTTGGAACGATTATTCCACCCATTCTGTTTAATATCGGTTTCCCGAATGCAGGATTAGGGCTGGGTAGTATTGTTTCTTCACTTGAGCTTCCGATTTCTGTAACCATGGCCTTCGTTTTATTGGGTGAAGAAGTGTTTTTAATCCAGTGGGTAGGAATTGCTTTGATTCTTTTCGCTATTGTTTTAATGAACCTTCCATCCAAAACAGAAAAAGAAGTTTCTATGGCAAAAATATCTTAAAAAAAATAATATTTAACTAAAAATAACAGTTGAAAACCGTTCCTTTTGGAGCGGTTTTTTTAATTTTAAAACCTTAAAGTAAAGTACCATGAAATATTTCAGAAATATAGCCACTGCAATACTATTAGTAATCGGATCAGGAGTTCTGTTTTCACAGACAAAACCTTTTGATGCTATGTTGTCTGAGTATCAATATCCTTACGAAGTACATTTTAAGAATTTAAAATCCCAGGATAACGATCTGAAAATGGCTTATATGGATGTGCAGCCTCAAAAAGCCAATGGGAAAACCATTCTGCTTCTCCATGGGAAAAATTTTAATGGTGCTTATTGGGAAAGAACGGCCAAAGATCTTTCAGGAAAGGGATTCAGGGTGATTATTCCGGATCAGATTGGGTTTGGAAAATCATCAAAACCTCACAGTTATCAGTTTTCTTTTTCACAACTGGCCGAAAATACAAAAGCTATTCTCGATGAATTAGGGATTGATAAAACCATTGTTCTGGGACATTCAATGGGCGGAATGGTGGCTACAAGGTTTACCTTGCTTTATCCTGAAAAAGTTCAGAAACTGATCCTTGAAAATCCTATCGGACTTGAAGATTATAAAACGTTTGCAGCTTATCAGAATATAGATCAAGCCTATCAATCGGAGCTTAAGAATACCGCAGAAACCTATAAAAATTATCAGCTGAAATTCTATTATGACAACAAATGGAAGGCGGAATACCAGCCATGGCTGGACCTTATTGCCGGCTGGACTCTTCATAAAGATTATCCGAAAGTAGCATGGGATGCCGCACTGACTTCCGATATGATTTATAACCAGCCTGTTTGTTATGAATTCAAAAATATAAAAGTCCCTACTTTATTGATTATTGGAACCAGAGACCGAACTGCAATAGGGAAGGATAGAGCTCCCAAGGAACTTCAGCCTAAAATGGGACAGTATCAGGAGCTAGGAAAGAAAACGCAGCATGAAATTGCAGGATCTAAACTGGTGGAGTTGGAAAATGTAGGCCATCTTCCGCATATTGAAGTCTATCCTAAGTTTTTTGAAGCTTTATATGATTTTATTAGATAACTATATAGTTTTACACTAATTCTGTTATAACTGTGTCATTCTGACGAAGGAAGAATCTCATATGTTGCTTAGGTTCTTCCTTCATTAGAATTTCAATGGTGTAAAACTGTATATAATTTAAATAATCCGAGCAAATTTTCATCAAAATTATTTTTATGCAACCTGTCTGTAGCAATGAGTTAAAATGATTGTATGACTTTCTATTTATCCAAAATAGGTGATAAACAGAAATTTGTTAACTTTGGGGAAACACTAAAGACACGCTGAGTTAATAATGTTGGAGATCAGATTATCTAAAAAACAAATTCTACATAGGCTAAATACGATCAAAATAAAACCTTCCGGACTTCAGGGGAGAAGGTATGGAGTATCTGTGAAATACTATTCCGGTAATGAGGAAAAACCATCCAAAAGAATAGATTATACCATAGCCGCCAATCTGAATGTTGAGTATGGCAAGGGATCATTAAGCATTCATAAGGAAGATATTTTTTATAACCAGCATGAGCCGGATAAGATCAGTGAAATCATTTCATCAGCATTGTCTGCTACCATTTATCCGGTTGAAGTAGATCTGAATGAAAAGGGAACAGGTACCGGTGAGATCATCAATCACGATAAGATGGTTGAAAGATGGAAGATTCAAAAATCAAAAATAGCCGATAAATACAGCAGTAAAGAGCTGGATGTTTTTTTTGATAACTTTGAAAATAAGCTTCAAAACAAAGCTGTTATTGAACAAAGTCTGCACAATGACTGGTTCTGGAACCTGTTTTTTCATCCCAAATTCATTCATTATGGAGATGTCAGAAAGGTTGAAAGAGATCTTTATCTTTCAGTAATTCCTTATCGTGGACCATTGAAATTTTCGGGGGTGCAGACTATCGATAAATTTCCTACAGATTACCATTCCTTTGTCATAGAATTTGAAAGCGAAGAACTATTGGCCCCGCGGTATTTTTATCCTGAGGGTCATCATGACGATGGCACTCTTTATATGTCGCTTAAAGTGATTTTCGATCATGATCTGTATCATCATTTTCCAATGCACACAAGAGCTTATTTTGAAGTCTTCTCAAAAGATTGGTCGGGAGAAAAAGTATTCGTGAAAAAGATTCATTATACCCAATATCAATTAGGTTCAGAAGAGTATAAAGACAAAGTATTGGATGAAAGCAGTCCTTTTATTACAGGGGGCCTTGTAAAAGTTCTGCCTAATAAATGGGGATTTGATAATTTCGAAAGAATAGAAAATGACTGGTAAAACTTATCGGTTCAGGAAAAAGACTTATTTTTACAAAAACACACCAAATGTCACTAAAAGAAAAAGTAGTACAGGGAGCTGTCTGCCTGTGTAAATTTGGCTCTGCTCCGGATAAACTGAAAGTACTTACGCAGACCAAATATTATGTGAATGACAATGCTGGTAGCAGTAAACTTGCGGCTACCCATAAAGATATCGGAGCTACCTTTGAGAAGAACACTTTCGGTTCATGCGCCAAAAAAAATAATACCCCATGTTCTGCTGTAGTAACCCAATGGAGTGGCTATTACGAAAAAGAACTCTACGATCCGCCCGGAGGCTATATTCTGTTGCAAGACAGCAAAGCAACCTGTCCCATCGGAGGCACAGACTGTATTTCCATCATGAAATCCGGACAAATGGGAGAACCCACCAAAAAGAACCTTCAGAACGCAGATAGTGAATTGCAGTCGCATGTGAATCCTGTGATGGATATGAAGAACTATGAAAAGAAACCTGAAAATAAGTCTGAGAAATAATGGGATCGAGAGGAATAATAAGTGTAAAGACAGAAGCATCGAAGTCTTACGTAGCAGTAGAAAGAAATAATTATCATTATGTAGAAGTTACCAGCCTTAGCGCAGGAGTAACTGTGTTTGTTGATGAAACATGTCTTGATACAGGTACAGTGGATCCTAAATCAACAATACAGAAGACAAAATGGATTGTGATTGAAGAAGTAGTGTGGCAAGAATTATTATCAGACCATAGGAAAGAAACAAAAAGAGAATCCTGGGGAGATTCTGTTTTTTTTGAAAAGATAAAGAAGCATACTTGGGGACAGTTTGCTGGAGGTAAAGTAAATATTAAAGTATCAGGTTTGTCCTCACCTTATACACCCGGGGCATCTCTTACAGAAGGAAATGTTTATCTTATTATTCCTTATACTCAGTATCCTGAATTCAGATATAAGGGACAGGTTATAAAACTAGTTTATCTTACAGAACCTTATGTAAGATATGTTTATATTGATCCTCCTACAGCCCAGGAAGCCGATATTCCTGTTGGATATGATAATAAACTCCATCTATATGGAATGAAAGCTAATATCAATATTAGCACTCATCTTCTTCCTGACTTCAGAAAAAATGGAAAAGCACCTGTAGATAAAAATATTTGCAATATTATTGGTACTGTTTTTTTTGTGAATGCTGCCGGTGAAGAAATTATGGTAGGAGAATTCAACAGTAAGATTGATGGGGTGGAGGGTAATTATAATAATTATCAGCAGATAAAACTACTTGTAGATCCTGCCTGGAGGGAAGTTGAAGGAGTACATCAAGAAGATCATCAACCTCAAAAGTATTTTGTCAAGATTATGGCAACTGCTATGAATTTGTCTCTTAAACTTAATTCAGATCCCAAAAATCCTTACGATTTTACTGAAAATATAAAAAATATGTTTCATCCTAAAAGTTATAATACGAATAAGGATTTTACAAAATGGTATAAATTTGATGGAGATCAGGAAGACTGGGTAGAATTGCCTATGCAGCCCCATATTGAGGTTAGATGGGATACAATGGAAATGATATATAAACAATTAGAGATTGAAAAGAATAATCAGATCCAATATATTGGGGATATTCCTTACGCAAAAAAAGAGTTCGATCCTTGTGGGTATAGCTCAATTACCATTACAGAAGAATTTGATCCTAGCGATAAAAAAGAGTTGGATGAAAAGTTAGCTAAGGCAGGGAAAGACGAAACAAAGAAACAAAAGGTAAATGATAGTTTTGCAAATAAAAAAAGACAGCCTCTTGTCATTTTTAATGAAAATGATAGAGTAATAGATAATACTCAAAAGATATTTGATGTAACAACAGGCGGGCAAAAAAAATCAATTTCTATAAAGTTGGGTGGTCTAAATAATAAGCAGGTACTATGTAAAGGGGTACTATTAGCTAAAGGACAGAAACATGACGATAAGAAAAATGTTTTCCAAATCGAGCGGCTCGTTTATTCGGCATTAAAACTTACTAATGGAGAATATCAAAAAGAAGTTGATACAACACATAAAGAACAGCTAGAAAGTTCAAAAATTCCGGTAACTAAGGATAATAAGACAGATTATGATGTAATACAGAATCCGGACAACTCAAAAATAAAGGTAGTCCGTGAGGTATTAAATTTTAAAGAGAATGATGACTATACCTTTGTTGGAGAAGATGAAATAAAGCTAAATGTTGGTTATCATTATATTAAGCATCTAACAAATTTTAATAAAGAAATAAATCCAAATGTAGTAGGGAAGTTATTCGAAGAAGCATGGGTTTTTAATTACTTTTTATTAGATTATGAAAAGCAGAAACAATTATATTACTTACCAATAAGTACATGCAGATATTCTAATCAAATTGCCAAAATCAATGTTTTACCG
Proteins encoded in this region:
- a CDS encoding EamA family transporter, with protein sequence MKKKNILKGVLFVGIGASIYGMLATFVKMAYHDGFTTSEVTTSQFVLGLAGLLILNLIQTLTSKKKLSMPSSKEVRMLMLAGTSLGGTSLFYYIAVQYINVSIAIVLLMQSVWFSVVVESIITKKLPNARKIVAVIIVLLGTVLATNLINMEIELDWHGVFWGLMAAASYTLTMFTSNTLATHLPVFRKSIIMLAGGSVIVFAFLFFAQIGPMYFDGLKAFYLNFTENTEHIHSFNYSIFLTYGFVLALFGTIIPPILFNIGFPNAGLGLGSIVSSLELPISVTMAFVLLGEEVFLIQWVGIALILFAIVLMNLPSKTEKEVSMAKIS
- a CDS encoding DUF4280 domain-containing protein gives rise to the protein MSLKEKVVQGAVCLCKFGSAPDKLKVLTQTKYYVNDNAGSSKLAATHKDIGATFEKNTFGSCAKKNNTPCSAVVTQWSGYYEKELYDPPGGYILLQDSKATCPIGGTDCISIMKSGQMGEPTKKNLQNADSELQSHVNPVMDMKNYEKKPENKSEK
- a CDS encoding alpha/beta fold hydrolase, with product MKYFRNIATAILLVIGSGVLFSQTKPFDAMLSEYQYPYEVHFKNLKSQDNDLKMAYMDVQPQKANGKTILLLHGKNFNGAYWERTAKDLSGKGFRVIIPDQIGFGKSSKPHSYQFSFSQLAENTKAILDELGIDKTIVLGHSMGGMVATRFTLLYPEKVQKLILENPIGLEDYKTFAAYQNIDQAYQSELKNTAETYKNYQLKFYYDNKWKAEYQPWLDLIAGWTLHKDYPKVAWDAALTSDMIYNQPVCYEFKNIKVPTLLIIGTRDRTAIGKDRAPKELQPKMGQYQELGKKTQHEIAGSKLVELENVGHLPHIEVYPKFFEALYDFIR